ccctaagatcacatgtaataagtttttccttttcttaaatctagagaagtcctacaaaatagaagaatcccattgtgttttctctttgattttcccaaacaaaactttatttatcacacatgtcacgTGGTAGTATGGTATGAAATACCTAGtgcaaaaaaggaagaacctagtacatgtagttggtcgagggaggagggagtagcactgtagcaggttctatgagagacttcaagctacggctgttgacctgttgttcctctttggattcaaaaggcaattagtgaaaccctaatgagtcgtaattcttataccctttctaaaaaaaaaatgatcttatatactctttctttttaaacggtgttagtagtttcggtaccatccggtacctaattggtctttcggtactggtaccgttgggaatcttgtcccatcccatttatcattcggtaccaaaatcagataccagtaccgttctattagtaaatgggacgatCCGATACAGGATTTTAGCGGAACgatattgggacggttcccgattccagtcccaaattgacacccttacatgtAGTAATAACAAACTataagggtgtgtttggttggcaagaaagggataaaatagaagaagaaaaaataaataaaataaaaatttaaggtATTTTCAGGATGGATGAGGGTTGGGATTTTCTGGCCTGAGTTAGGGCGGGGCCGGGCCTGGGCCCAGTTAAGGGaactcagggttgggttggactTTTAAAAGGCCTAGCACAACCTGATCCTGTTGCAATCGTATCACATATAGTCCATGCTCTATGCATAACTCACAAGAaaagtaccaaaaaaaaagagagagtatTCCTTGTCAAAGCATTAGTATCATTGAACAAAATGAAACTATGTTATGCGAATTAGTTGTAGAGAATAAGTCCAATGATTTTGTTTAACAATTCAATCTTTCAAAATCAAGTGATTTTATGAGGACTTCGAGATTATTTAATTTGGTTTTGAAAGGGAGGATTTTTCCGGAAAAAACTTCCTCATAATGAAGAGTTGTTGGCCTCGCAATCCGGTCCTCTATGTTAGTTTAACACTACCTTAACAAATAAATCGGCTCTCTATTTGAAACTCAGGTTTCAATTGATTATCTCAAACACTTTGCATGCCAAAATTGATTCACGATCAAATTGATCCAAGCACCCTAATGCATTCGATAATGAATTTCAactaaatcataccaaacagaGTCTTAATTTTTTAAAGTCCAATGTATGATACTAAATGTTTTCAAAGTGTAGATGTATAGTTATTTTTCTTTAACCACGATTTAGAGTTGAGATCGACAAAgggtctggaaacagcctctctgtgaaagcgggggtaaggctgtgtacgtTATAACCTTTTCCAAACACCGCAATGGctggagccttgtgcactgaaATGCCCCCACTATTCCTCAAAAGATTAAGATTACAAGATTATTAGACACAAGTgtcaataaaataaagaagaaaaaaattcttttacTAAAAGAATATTTCTATATAGCAATAAAAATCTCCCCTTAAatctctttatattttttttgtgtttttaatctAAATCCAACTTTACAAGTTCGGAAGTCTCTAAATAATATGGTTGCCTTACAAAACctccttcttgttttttttggggagggtgGGGGGTGTAAAACGAAATCTATGTatcacttaaaataaaataaaataatatatggaagaatgttctctgtgtcgcattgtagcctgcgcccaggcacatggacagcctatgaggggggcagggtggtcattgcgtccatccccatgtgcctgggcacagcctgcgctacggcacagagaacagcaccccgtAATTCTAtgatcaatacaataaaatcTCCAACCAAAAAACCGATGGTTCAAGGTCTTTTGAACTCTTTTAAGGTTGTATTGTTGGTCATCCAATCTGCGatatcctctactgccgagctgcccgataggaccgtgctgccaagacacagcgaaacgtgcaatgaccgccttacccctacctgaGCGCCTTACCCGAATGGGGGTAAAGCGATCATTGCATGCCTCACCGTGTCTTGACAGCACGATCCTGCCGGACAACTCGgtaatagaggatccaaattgtccaATCTAGTATCTTCTAGTTAAAAGATGAAcaatagataaataaaataatcccAACCTCTCTCATATGACttgtttttttggaattggataatttacacataccacccctgaggtttgacgaaaggataattttaccccccagttttgaaaaattctacgtaccccttGAGTTGAGGTTTACAAATGCTAACACTTACCCCCAATTCCAGCGATGTCAAATGTCAGAACATGCCATTTTAGCTGCCTCTTCTAGTCTTTCTCCTCTGTTTCTTCTACCCTTCTACCCAGATAAAATACAGCTTAATCAATCGACCAATTATGATTTTTAATTGTCTTTATGCCGTATGATGGGATTTCTACAATCTCAATGTGAACAGTTATTGCAGTTCATGATGGCAAGAGTAACAACTGAAGAAATGTATCGCTGCCTTTGCAGTGGTCTTCAcccttatcctttttctttatcttttatcttttgtaaCAAGAGTTTATCATCACCAGCGTCTGTAACTTGCAAAACCCGAAAGTAGCTAATAATCCAGTACCCAAGATCCTAAAAAAGCATCAATTTTTCAAGCTGAATCCTTCCGAAACCACTGAAAAACCCACTTAAAATATGACCCTCCACCTGGTAACAAactattaactttgaaaaaaaaaccccagaAGCCAAAATCGATATACAAATAAACGAAACCAATTTACCGTATCTTTATCAAGATCAAAATCGCCCTTTTTAACTTCTTGTTCTAAACTACATATAGTCTATACTCTTTTCGCCTCTGCAAATCGCTTCTTTCTCTATCTCCAAATTTCAGATCGACCAACCTTGACCTTCGATCTTCTATGTGTTGCAGGGTAAGAAATAGAGAGAAATGGTAAGAAAAGGGCGACGTTTTGATCAATCCAATCTCCAACCATGGAAGCTCAAACCCAGCTTCAACTCCATCATGAGTTGTCGGTGCGCAAAGGGGGAGGATTTGGGATTTTaccccaatttcaaaccctaaatggttgaaagggttttgaaacccaatGATAAGGGCAATTCAGTCAAATCTAAATTTTAAAGCAATTATTCATGAATtaacggaatgggcttatttgttaccgtttgcaaacctcaggggtacgcagaatttttcaaaactgggaggtaaaattatcctttagtcaaacctcagggatggtatgtgtaaattacctctttttttttaaagcccCTCGTGTGCTGTTTCACTTTTTAATAATACAACACTGATGAACCCTTTGTTTCTATTGCCAAATTTATCAACTAATCATAGTTATGGATAGCATCTCAGCTATACTTTTGGTGAAAAAGAAATGcattgaaattaaaagaaagataagaaactatgagaaaaataataataatgtgtCCCTACCAATTCCTACTCTTGGATAAAGCTGCTAGGTTAATATGAGAAAGTTTACATAACatctgtcctttttttttttgtgaagatgtcctaTGACATCCCATTTAAATTGCACTAGTGATTTCTTGTTTGATCCCTCGTGCCTCGGCCTATTGTGCTGATCCTGTAATTCCAAAATCCATATGCGCAAAGACAAAGTGATTGTTAACGATCACAACACATACGCATCTGTTTTCTTTTGTGTTGGATTCAAAACTACTATCCGAAAAAATGAAAGTTTGATTAATGGAAGGTAAACCGATATAGAAGCCTAGAGGTAGGGATTATGGGAATTCAAGTTGGTCAATTGGTCTTCGGTGGTGAGGGTGGGTAGAtgatagaagagaaaaaagatcaTTGATCCATCGATTGATTAGATGCATCAGCTGAAATGGATTGGAGTAGATGTTACGAAAGGTTAGATTATTTATAGcttaccaaataaaataacctGTGATCGAAGTAATACTAAGAATAAAGGATTATTAGAAATAATGGAATATCCTAAATGGTTGGTCAACATTGTGctagtacccaagaaagatggatGAGTGCGAATGTGCTTAGACTTAAAGGACCTAAACAAAGCAAATCCAAAGGATGACTTCCTAGTTCCCTCTACCAATACGGCCTTCTATCTGACTCCGTGACTAGATGGTAATACAATGGCACCCGAGTACATGCCTTCTATCTTTTATGAGAAGGGTTTTGTTGTGAATATTAGCTTTTCGGAGGATCGAGATCCTCTCCAGATCACTTGTGCACCGGACAATGTCCAGCGCACATCGTGCGGCTGGGGGGCTTCGATCCACACCATTGCACACATCCCGATGTAATGGCGtgtggatcgaggcctccccAGCAGGACGATGTGCGCTAGACACCAATCCGCACGGGAGAGGATCTCAATCCTTTCCGGATGCCTTGAGCCACCCATGTGTTTCGACATGCAAAGAGATAGATGACCATGATAGTAACTTTTTtacccccaaaaacaaaaatgatagTAACTTTAGGCCACTACGTACATTTGACCTTTTTCCTTATCATCTGAGCATTGTTTTGTCAGAGACcaagtatatatattttttccgACTATTGTTGTATGGCTTCCAATGTTGAAGtggtttttaccaaaaaaaaataaaaattgaaatggtGTGTTACATTCATAACTATGctgatttaaaaagaaaattaacttATAGAATTGCATCAAAAGCAAATGACTAAATGATAATTGGGGGAGGGTTGATTACCAGGCTGTGTGGTCCCCACACTAGAGGGGGGACCAACAAGGAAGCACACAAAGGCATCTAACAGTAGGGGTGGGGCAATCATTTGCCCCCTCTTGTGTGTGGGTAAGGGGGACAACGttcttctttccataataatcaTAATAATTTTTACCTTTGTTATTCAAGTCTTACATGTAATTAAACAATGATTTCAAATAGGACCCTTCAACATCAACCCTAGTATCATTTTTTTGGTCTACTTCATACAACTAAGGATGTGGATGTACATAGATAGTCCAAAATCCATTGGAGAATCCATATTTGAAAAATCTTCttgaaaatatttatatttgatCCATTTATAGTCAAAACATCCTGAATTGCAAAGACCAATTGACCCATTATTTGGTTAAACGATTAAGTTGGCTAAATGGGTctaaggcatggtttgaggtatgaGTACTGTATTGTTCATATTGAATGATACGTATCGGTTTCAAGTGACCGATCTTAATACCATGCTGATACTATATGGATGACACGGTACAGACAAGAGataaactgataaaaaaaacctatttttaaaagagaatcATAGACAAATTTGTTCAATACAATCGATCTGACACCATATCGATATTTTGACCGATACCCATTCATCTAAGGCCTTCAAACAATTGTGGAAGGAAATAGATCAATCATTGcatgatttttgtttcattatgttttttcttttctaggtATCCAAACAAATAAATGCAAACAACCCGACTTCTTCAACTCTCATCGAAAAAACCACAATTGAGAGATTAAATTTTTCCATTTCCGGCTAACCATTGTTAAAGAGTGTTTAACCAAAATCTCAAAAGCAAATGGCTGCAAAAAAAACGACAGACGTCGACGAGAAGATCGACGAACGATGACGACGAGaacaactcaaaaaaaaattctaaaaaaaagTGAATCAACTGGAAAGAGTTTCCAGTGTTGATCATTGGTGTCAAATCGTCTCTTGAGTGGAGAGTTCCACCTGAGATTGAGATTCCTTCCCTGTATCATCGTCTTTTGGTGTTGATCTGTAGTAGATTCCATATAGTATGAGTTGAGCTAAACCTCCCAGTGTTCCTATTGCATTTCCAGTCTGCAACATCACAAATTCCACTTATCAGTCCAAGAATTAAACTCTTCACgtagtttttttgtttctctttctaataatagataaaagATTAAATTACCAGGAGGAATGGATCGAAACGGAGGAGCGCATAAATCAACCAACACACACCATTGAGAAAATTGGTCAGCGAGAGCAGAAATGGCATGTATTTAACACTCTTTGTTGTGATGACCTTTttctggggaaaaaaaaaattcacagagaaacaaaaaagagagtGAGAAAGGGGAAATTGAAGGAAAGAAGCGCAGCAGTAGTAGCAGAGTATAAACTTACCATGATAAGGAGTGGCGACAGGTACATACAACAATTGAAGAACACACAAATAATCCCAACAAACAGAGTCCTCCTGGTGGTTGTGTGAAAACAGAGAAGCGCAATGACCACTATCACTGCAAAGAAAATTGCTTCAACCAACAGCACCAGACCAATTTTCATCTGCAATCAACAAATTAATAACCAAAATAGTGAATGTTTCAGTTCGTATTCTTGTAGAAAATTTAGTTTAGAAATTCCATCGTTTAGGTTAACGTACTCTCTTTTTGTTGGTGCCGTAAATGATAAAGACGAGGATATAGATGATCTCCAAAAAGAGACCGACGCTATTAATGGTGATAACAAGTAAACTATGGGGATGAACAAAGGGAAGACCATAGAAGACCCACATCGAACAATTCAATATAGATGCAAGGTACGGATCAGGTTCGAATCCCTCCACCGCCTTCATCTTCCATATCTTGTATATAGTTGGCCTGCAAGTATGTACCAATCGATTGTTCaataacaaaatctaaaattacaaattatatataacagaaacagagagagacgGAGATAGAAAGTTACATCGGAGATgcaaacaagaagaaagataTCACATTTCCTGCAACCAAAGACAAAGATCGAAAAAATTATGAATTCTTGC
The nucleotide sequence above comes from Telopea speciosissima isolate NSW1024214 ecotype Mountain lineage chromosome 3, Tspe_v1, whole genome shotgun sequence. Encoded proteins:
- the LOC122654146 gene encoding bidirectional sugar transporter SWEET5-like; the encoded protein is MVDTESIRTVIGVIGNVISFFLFASPMPTIYKIWKMKAVEGFEPDPYLASILNCSMWVFYGLPFVHPHSLLVITINSVGLFLEIIYILVFIIYGTNKKRMKIGLVLLVEAIFFAVIVVIALLCFHTTTRRTLFVGIICVFFNCCMYLSPLLIMKKVITTKSVKYMPFLLSLTNFLNGVCWLIYALLRFDPFLLTGNAIGTLGGLAQLILYGIYYRSTPKDDDTGKESQSQVELSTQETI